TCCATCGCCTGTCTACGGGTCTCCTTGCCGATCACCTTATGGAACTCCCTCACCATCATCGGGTATGGGTGTGGACCCGCAACTGAGCCCAAAATGTAGTGTGTGGTCTCTACGTTGGTGACCCAGTCACGGATGGCCTCCGAGGTAGCATCCTTCAGCGTTGCAGTCCCAGAATGTACTGGCCTTACCTGTGCGAAGACATACACATGATGAGAAACAAACGAATAAGCCTAACAAGAATTCTTCCACAGCAGCATTCTACATCTCACAGCTTGGTTTATCAAATAAGTAATAGCCGCAACGGATAATTGGAAACACAAAGGCATATTCTCCAGAGATAAGGCATACGGATGATACAAGCTCCGCACATACCTCTGCCCCAAGAAGCTTCATCCTGAAAACGTTAAGCGCCTGCCTCTCCATATCTTGTGCACCCATGTAGATGATGCACTCCAGACCAAACCGAGCACACACTGTGGCAGTGGCAACCCCATGCTGGCCAGCACCAGTCTCAGCAATAATACGCTGCTTCCCAAGCTTCTTGGCAAGCAGAGCTTGTGCCACAGCATTGTTGATCTTGTGAGCACCGGTGTGGTTCAGATCCTCCCTCTTGAGGTAAATCAGTGGGCCAGTGCCATCAGCACGCTTGTAGTGCTCCGTCAAGCGCTCCGCAAAGTATAGCGGGCTCTCGCGGCCCACGTAATCCTTGAGGATACCGTCAAGTTCTTTCTGCAGAAAGAAGAAATGTGGTGTCAAAACACAAATACCTGCCTTTCCAGAATCTCCCCATCCAACATGGCTGGCATTTATTTATTCGCTTGATTACAGGGCAATACTACATGACTATCGTAAACCCAAATTCTCCAAGTTTTGATTCCATACACAAAAGGAAAGGTCCTATGATCGCACTCCCTCTCTGATCGGCGCAACTACCAATCAAATGCAGTCAAACACACATTCCCAAGGTATGTGGAGGCGGCTCCCAGAAAGGGACTAAATAAAAGCCGAATCTGCTGGCAAAACAAATACAGTGGAACAACCTTTCAAAGGACAATCTGTTGTGCGATTTAGATGTGACCGCTCCCAACTACCACAACCGAAACATGGCAAAACTCCAACAAATAATAGCTAAAAAGATAATGATAAAATCAAACGGCAATACACGCAAAACCCCACATCTGCAGGCAGGATAAAATCCTCCTGCATATGAGCCATCAAATCGCCTATATCGCACACGAAATGTGCCGCTGACGCTCTAATACCATGAATCGCACAAAAATGAATGCACCAGATCCTCAGCAACATGGGGCTACCTGGAAgtcctcgtcgtcggcgagcgcGTGGAAGGCGGCCTCGAGCTCGGTGAGGGCGTGCATGAGGGTCTCCGGCACGTACTTGCCCCCGAACTTGCCGAACCTGCCGAGCGCGTCGGGCCTCGCGATGCCGGCCCCCGCCACCTCGGCCCCGTTCACCCTCTCGGCGACGGGGGAGGGCGCCTCGGCCGTGACCGCCTTGGCCGGCCGCATTGACGCGGACGCCACGACGGACGCGCCTCTCCGGACCGACGGCGAAACCATCCGCAGCACGGCGCGGGAGGgcaggggcgcggcgacggcggcggctgggctAGGGTTTCTGATTGCCGAGGCGGCCATCTGCTGCGGCGAGTGGCAGAGAGAAGAAAGAAGGCAGGGATGAAATCGGAGGGGATTAAAGAATGATGAAGAGTGGGTGGTGGCTTAACACGAGGAGGGTGTACCCGGCGGGTATATAAACCGGTCGCCTTGGAACATTTCCCGCGGGGTTGGTGGTGGGACACGTGAGCCTGGCGTGCCGGCAGGGGGCTGCGGGCTGGCGCCGGTGTTGGTGCACCGGGTGCGGTCGAGGATCATTTTTCTTCTATGGTAGGGCCCACAAGATCTGGGATCCGGGTCTGGACGGCAGCCTCTCTCGTCGCGTTGGCAGAGCCGCTTGTAGTACAGCACTCTCTGTGTGTGTCTGCGCTCGGGTCCACGTCACTGGTCCTACGTGGGTCATCCTCCACCGACCATTGCGTTAGGGCATCTTCAACCGTTGTAAGATATGTATTGGTAAATTTGCCACCTAAGACAACCACAAAAAAGATAGTTTTAATTGATTTGAGTATGAGTAAGGAAAACAAAGATAGTTTTCATTTAGTTGAAGTTTAGGTAAgaatttagttgatttggatatgGATAGAGGAAAACAAGGATGCTTTCTATTTTGTTTAGGTTTGATTAGATTTTAGTTGATTTGGATATGGATAGGGCAAAACAAGAATAGTTTTAATTTTGTTTAGGTTTTGGTGAGATTTTATTATTTAATTGAGTTAATGTGGGCATGGTTTTGACGGTAGAAGTTTAATGAGTTAATGCAGAACATGGTTTCTACCAATAAGGGCGGATTTTAATTTTAATCTCCAAACCAAAGAAAGGGGGCCAAAAACATTCTCTACAACACTAAGCTCGCTAATTTTAAAGAGCTCACATTCGATCGAGGCCTCCAATTGAGATTGGCTCACCCAATTTTGACTGGGTTGACAATTTCTCAAACCTCTCTAATTGATGTCTTCAATTTACAAATTATTTAGCCGAATTTTGGCCAGGTCAACTATACTAAGCTTACTAATTTTTAAGGCCTCGCAATCGGTCTCCAATTCAAATTGGGTCActcgattttgaccgggtcaacaatttctcaaagttctcccatttatttcttttatattatacATTATGTTTCCTAATTTTTAACGCCTCGCAATCAATTGATGTCTTCAATTTACAATTGGGTCACTCGATTTTGACTGGGTTAACAATTTCTCAAACTTCTCCCATTCATTTATTTTATACTATATATTATGCTTCCTATTTTTTAGCACCTCGCAATTAATTGTTGTCTTCAATTTATAATTGGGTCACTCGATTTTGACTGGGTCAACAATTTCTCGAGGTGCTCTCCCATTCAATTATTTTAATTCACTATATTCCCTAATTTTAAAGCTCATTCATTCAATTGAGGTATTCAGTTTTAGATTTGATCGAGCCAATGAGGTATTCAATCAGCAGCAACCGGCATATAGAAACATATCAATCTCGCGCACCCTCCCACCACCTAGAAAAAAGAAATGTCACATCTGATGCTGTAGGACCAATATAGTACATGCAATCATTGAGGCAGAATTTCCCCATATGAATATGGGTTTATTAGCGAATAACATAGAATCACGCCGCGAAAGGCCCACCAAATCACCGTGTTAAAAAAAGCACTCCATCATCTCCCCGCCCTACCAAGCTAAATATTACATCAATTTGAAAATATAAGCAGTGTTAGTTTTTTGAAAAGTGAGCTCAAACAatcgacatccacaatattaaacaaaaaatatagaaatttatttcatgatgaatctaattatATCGATTTGGTATTATGAATTTTGATATACTTATCTACAAATTTTACCAAACTTAAAAAGTTTGAATTTTCAAAAAAAGTAATACACCTTGTATTTTGAAACAAAGTGAGTATTTTTTTATAAGATACCCGACAACATCAATGGCGCAGCAAAGCGCGCCCAACCCTTCTAGTATTTGATGACGTACAAATACCAAtttccctttaatagtagagaagatagttactccctccgttactttatataaggtgtatttatttTTTGATTAAATTTCACAATTTAAGGTGCATTTATTTTAATTTCTCATAATCTCATTTTTAGCCCTTTAGGAAAAAGgaaagtatatctctcctgattgcatgtatctctccttAGAGAAAAAGAAAAGTATCTCTTTCCCGATTTCCTGTATATCTTACTTTCCTGGCCTAATTGATCTACTTGCCGCAAACTAACAAATTGGCTAGGGATAGTCTCatgcctcctttggtttgtaggatttttgtaaaaattctataggataggatttgcaaagaaaaaattcctttgaagccctttggtttataggaatggattcttattcctatgtaggataggaatcaatcattcatgttttggaggaaaaaaacattaacctagactcaatggaaaaaatcatatcctatgcaccaaatgacttctctttctctataggaattgacatgcatgtcattttactttctatgatttttctattcctataaaattcctatcctatgaaccaaagaaggcccaTCGTAAATTATCTATATTGTTGTGCCTTGGTCATCGTGCCAGAaaaaatacaccttacataaatGAACAGAAGGAGTATTTATGTGTTGCAACGGTACTAGTACGCCGTGATTTTATCTATTAATACAATACTAATACTCCCTCTAATCCATATTAGTTGTCGCCGAAATGAATGTACATAGACGTATTTCAGCTTCAGACATTTGTTTGAGCCTTTGAGCGACAACTAGTTTGGATCGAGGGAGTATAATTCTTAAGAAAATAGGATTTTATTTTATAAATATTTATTTGTCAAGTACTTATCATTTTGCCCAGAATATTAGAATTTAATTTTGTCAATCATTAAGAGATGAGGTAGTTTAGATGGTTTTCAGGGAAACCGATGAAAACAAAATGAAAGATGAAGAGAGAAAATTGAAACAGGAAGAGAAAGAAGAAACAAACTTAAGATTGAACCGAGGAGTTGACCTTATGTTTTCTCTTAATTTGCCTTGCGCCTTTTTTAATAATAAGAAGAAATCTAAACACGAGAGGTTTTGGATAAACATGAGAGATTTGGGATGCCTCATTCAAAGCGGCTAAGATCTTGAAGTTAAACCAGCTTTGCATCCCACCGACCAGTTTTTTATTTGGAAACTCCAATAGCTACTTGTAAATCCCCACTAAGCATTTCTAATGTATTACAGATACTCTACTAACTTGGTTTCTACTTTTGAACATTttgtattttaatttaagcatggacACATTTTATTTAGTGAAAATACTTCACAAGATTTATGTACTCTACGTCGATTTCGACTTACATGCATGCAAGATTATGTGCACGTGTCCCTCTAGCAACACCAAGAGTTTCTTCACCGGCGGAAGATGG
The sequence above is drawn from the Triticum aestivum cultivar Chinese Spring chromosome 7A, IWGSC CS RefSeq v2.1, whole genome shotgun sequence genome and encodes:
- the LOC123147441 gene encoding tryptophan synthase beta chain 1, with translation MAASAIRNPSPAAAVAAPLPSRAVLRMVSPSVRRGASVVASASMRPAKAVTAEAPSPVAERVNGAEVAGAGIARPDALGRFGKFGGKYVPETLMHALTELEAAFHALADDEDFQKELDGILKDYVGRESPLYFAERLTEHYKRADGTGPLIYLKREDLNHTGAHKINNAVAQALLAKKLGKQRIIAETGAGQHGVATATVCARFGLECIIYMGAQDMERQALNVFRMKLLGAEVRPVHSGTATLKDATSEAIRDWVTNVETTHYILGSVAGPHPYPMMVREFHKVIGKETRRQAMDKWGGKPDVLVACVGGGSNAMGLFHEFVDDQDVRLIGVEAAGHGVDTDKHAATLTKGEVGVLHGSLSYVLQDADGQVIEPHSISAGLDYPGVGPEHSFLRDIGRAEYDSVTDQEALDAFKRTSRLEGIIPALETSHALAYLEKLCPTLPDGVRVVLNCSGRGDKDVHTASKYLEV